A region of Drosophila suzukii chromosome 2L, CBGP_Dsuzu_IsoJpt1.0, whole genome shotgun sequence DNA encodes the following proteins:
- the LOC108010823 gene encoding uncharacterized protein: MLTILLILVVGSTTILATDYLLLIDDPDIYTTCREGPPGSQGLKEAFDISAMSVEMDPDGIHVSGNITSKWDLPRTDRLTVRMSVLHYNRGSWEPTVFNSYTPDFCATMFDPNQYWFKYWFKNFENRKEIQEKCLATPGTILMYNPFTVVPQINNVMGPSLKGRYKVIFLFEAFNEKDERRPSSVCFEITGEAEKIKK; encoded by the exons ATGCTTACTATATTGTTGATTCTCGTTGTGGGCTCGACTACAATCTTGGCCACAGATTACCTCCTGCTGATTGATGATCCGGACATATACACGACGTGCAGGGAAGGACCTCCCGGTTCCCAAGGACTCAAAGAAGCCTTCGACATAAGCGCAATGTCTGTTGAGATGGACCCCGATGGGATTCATGTTTCGGGAAATATTACATCCAAATGGGATTTACCGCGTACAGATCGGCTTACT GTCAGGATGAGTGTGTTGCACTATAATCGCGGTAGTTGGGAACCGACAGTATTTAACAGCTACACACCGGACTTCTGCGCCACCATGTTTGATCCGAATCAGTACTGGTTTAAGTACTGGTTCAAAAACTTTGAAAACCGGAAGGAGATTCAAGAAAAGTGCCTCGCGACACCCGGT ACTATACTGATGTATAATCCCTTTACTGTGGTCCCGCAAATAAACAACGTCATGGGCCCTTCACTCAAAGGACGCTATAAAGTGATATTCTTGTTCGAAGCATTTAACGAAAAGGACGAACGACGACCGTCATCAGTGTGCTTTGAAATCACAGGCGAAGCTGAAaagataaagaaataa
- the LOC108010908 gene encoding uncharacterized protein gives MWAILLILAVNLVSAWATDYYLLVDDPDVYSPCTDGPPGSITVNEAFNMDNMVFDQDEDGIHISGNATVKWSLPRTDRISARFSVMHHTRGTWEPTVISQVTRDFCAVFYHQDQYWYKYWFQNAANLEEIKKNCLATKDSVMIFNPFIMHLRLNNINGASFRGRYKAVFHIEAFDEHNKRRPTSLCFEFRGEVERVKD, from the exons ATGTGGGCGATTCTCCTAATTCTGGCTGTGAACTTGGTCAGCGCTTGGGCGACAGACTATTATTTGCTAGTCGATGATCCCGATGTCTATTCCCCGTGTACTGATGGCCCTCCTGGTTCGATTACCGTCAATGAAGCCTTCAACATGGATAATATGGTTTTCGATCAGGACGAAGATGGCATTCATATCTCGGGAAATGCCACGGTCAAGTGGAGCCTTCCGCGCACAGATCGCATTTCC gcCCGTTTCAGTGTTATGCATCACACCCGGGGCACCTGGGAGCCGACTGTTATAAGCCAGGTCACTCGGGACTTTTGTGCCGTCTTCTACCACCAGGATCAGTACTGGTACAAATACTGGTTCCAAAACGCTGCAAACCTAGAGGAGATAAAAAAGAACTGCCTCGCAACAAAAGAT TCTGTGATGATATTCAACCCGTTCATTATGCATTTGCGGTTAAATAACATCAATGGAGCTTCTTTTCGCGGTCGCTATAAAGCGGTGTTCCACATTGAAGCTTTTGACGAACACAACAAAAGGCGCCCGACATCCCTGTGTTTCGAGTTCAGGGGAGAAGTTGAACGGGTAAAAGACTAA